In Pseudonocardia sp. DSM 110487, the sequence AGGCCGGTGAGGCTCGTGGTGCGCAGGCTGCGGTGCCGTAGCGCGGCGAGGGGCTCCCGCAGGGACGAGCGCCGCTCCGACGCGGGCGTGGGCGGCAGGAAGACCACTGTCGCGACGAGCGCGATCAGCATGAGGACGGAGACGCCGAGGAACGGCCCGCGCCAGCTGATCTCGCCGAGCAGCCCGCCGAGCAGCGGCCCGGTGGCGATGCCGACGCCGAGCGCGGTCTCGTAGAGCACGATCGCTCCCGCGAACCCGCCGCTCGCGGAGCCGACGATCACGGCGAGCGAGGTGGCGATGAAGAGCGCGTTGCCCAGGCCCCACCCGGCACGGAAGCCGACGATCCCGGCGATGCTGTCCGCTGCCCCCGCCGCGGCCGCGAACACCACGATCAGCACGAGGCCTGCGATCAGTGTGCGCTTCGCGCCGATCCGGCTCGACACCGCGCCCGTCACGAGCATCGCGACGGCGGTGACGACGAGGTAGCTGGTGAACAGCAGCTCCACCTGCGTGTGGCTCGCGTCCAGCTGGGTGGCGAGCGCCGGGAGGATCGGGTCGACGAGGCCGATTCCCATGAACGAGATGACGCACGCGAATGCGACGGCCCACACGGCCTTCGGCTGTCGGAAGGGACTGATCTCAGCGGTCACGGATTCCGATTATAGATAGCGTTGCTAAGCATCCGCTGCGGCAGGATGATCCGTGTGACGCATCCCTCCCCCACCTACACGCTCGTCCAGCTCACCGACCTGCACATCGTTGCCGACGGCGAGGAGCTCCCCAGCGGTGTCGACACTGCCGGGGTCCTCGCGGACGCGCTGCGCGCCGTCGAGGACGCCGCGATCAGCCCGGCCGCGCTCGTCCTCACCGGCGATCTGACCGAGAACGGCCGCCCCGCGCAGTACCGCCGCCTGCGCTCGATCGTCGAGCCCGTCGCCACCCGCCTCGGCACCCCGCTCGTCTACGCGGCTGGCAACCACGACGACCGCGCCGCCCTGCGCGAGCACCTCCTCGACGAGCCGCCATCCGACGATCCCCTCGATCACTCCGTCCGCGTCGGCGACCTGCGGATCGCCGTCCTCGACAGCACGATCTCCGGTCACGGGCACGGCGCGCTGACGCCCGAGCAGCTGGACCGGCTGCGCGCCGAGCTCGCCGAGCCCGCACCGGCCGGCACGGTGCTGGCGCTGCACCACCCGCCGCTGCCGAGCGCCGCGCCGCTCGCCGCGTCCATCCCGCTGCTGCGCCGCGACGAGCTCGCGGCCGCCGTCGCGGGGACGGACGTGCGGCTGGTGCTGGCCGGGCACACCCACGTCGTCAGCGCCGGCACGCTCGGCGGGGTGCCGGTCTGGTCCGGCGGGCCGCTCGCCACCGTCCTCGACCCGTTCGCGCCCGGCGCCGCGCTGCGCGGACTGGCCACCCCGTCGGTGAGCCGGATCGACCTGTTCCCGAACGATCTGATCACCACCAGCGTGCCGATCGGCGCGCGGTGCGTGTCGGACGTGCCGGCCGCGACGATGGAGCCCGCCATCGCGGCCTTC encodes:
- a CDS encoding metallophosphoesterase, yielding MTHPSPTYTLVQLTDLHIVADGEELPSGVDTAGVLADALRAVEDAAISPAALVLTGDLTENGRPAQYRRLRSIVEPVATRLGTPLVYAAGNHDDRAALREHLLDEPPSDDPLDHSVRVGDLRIAVLDSTISGHGHGALTPEQLDRLRAELAEPAPAGTVLALHHPPLPSAAPLAASIPLLRRDELAAAVAGTDVRLVLAGHTHVVSAGTLGGVPVWSGGPLATVLDPFAPGAALRGLATPSVSRIDLFPNDLITTSVPIGARCVSDVPAATMEPAIAAFHSAWTG
- a CDS encoding MFS transporter, yielding MTAEISPFRQPKAVWAVAFACVISFMGIGLVDPILPALATQLDASHTQVELLFTSYLVVTAVAMLVTGAVSSRIGAKRTLIAGLVLIVVFAAAAGAADSIAGIVGFRAGWGLGNALFIATSLAVIVGSASGGFAGAIVLYETALGVGIATGPLLGGLLGEISWRGPFLGVSVLMLIALVATVVFLPPTPASERRSSLREPLAALRHRSLRTTSLTGLLYNWGFFTLLGYAPFLMGLSALQLGGVFFAWGVLVAIFAVFGAPWLEGRFGTPRTLTACLVLVALVLALIGIFPGTRWVVIAAVIASGAFVGLNNTLVTTAVMSISPVPRPVASATYGFVRFIGGGLAPLAAGLLAEHLSVHVPFLLGAVVVLAGAVLLQTVRADLDGAAETTEEATAAVREIPTLEEEAVIAQDALARDR